A stretch of Brassica napus cultivar Da-Ae chromosome C6, Da-Ae, whole genome shotgun sequence DNA encodes these proteins:
- the BNAC06G36490D gene encoding uncharacterized protein BNAC06G36490D translates to MALSDAVLENLVTIYVAMIIVIKLYGLVSGTSFRAGFIFVVSVTTVGVLFGVSLAWDVTRRAADAVSRYNRVSVEDLSHRHSQDGGGVCKGGICWHGVAVRSPASQVRFRLPEHVTYGAFLST, encoded by the coding sequence ATGGCGTTATCCGACGCGGTTCTCGAAAACCTCGTGACGATTTACGTGGCCATGATCATCGTGATCAAACTGTACGGATTGGTCTCTGGAACGAGCTTCAGGGCTGGATTCATCTTCGTCGTTTCGGTTACGACCGTAGGAGTCTTGTTTGGGGTTTCGCTTGCCTGGGACGTGACTCGCAGAGCTGCGGATGCAGTTTCGCGGTACAATCGCGTTAGTGTTGAGGACCTTAGCCACCGTCACAGTCAAGACGGTGGTGGAGTTTGTAAAGGAGGGATTTGCTGGCACGGCGTTGCGGTCCGGTCACCGGCTTCTCAGGTTCGCTTCAGGCTTCCAGAGCATGTAACGTATGGCGCCTTTTTGAGTACATAA
- the LOC106405823 gene encoding receptor protein kinase CLAVATA1-like precursor (The RefSeq protein has 4 substitutions compared to this genomic sequence) — protein MAMRLLKTHLLFLHLHYVISILLLSFSPCFASTDMDHLLTLKSSMVGPNGHGLHDWVRSPSPSAHCSFSGVSCDGDARVISLNVSFTPLFGTISPEIGMLDRLVNLTLAANNFSGMLPLEMKSLTSLKVLNISNNVNLNGTFPGEILTPMVDLEVLDAYNNNFTGPLPPEIPGLKKLRHLSLGGNFLTGEIPESYGDIQSLEYLGLNGAGLSGESPAFLSRLKNLKEMYVGYFNSYTGGVPPEFGELTNLEVLDMASCTLTGEIPTTLSNLKHLHTLFLHINNLTGNIPPELSGLISLKSLDLSINQLTGEIPQSFISLWNITLVNLFRNNLHGPIPEFIGDMPNLQVLQVWENNFTLELPANLGRNGNLKKLDVSDNHLTGLIPMDLCRGGKLETLVLSDNFFFGSIPEKLGRCKSLNKIRIVKNLLNGTVPAGLFTLPLVTIIELTDNFFSGELPGEMSGDLLDHIYLSNNWFTGLIPPAIGNFKNLQDLFLDRNRFSGNIPREVFELKHLTKINTSANNLTGDIPDSISRCTSLISVDLSRNRIGGDIPKDIHDVINLGTLNLSGNQLTGSIPIGIGKMTSLTTLDLSFNDLSGRVPLGGQFLVFNDTSFAGNPYLCLPRHVSCLTRPGQTSDRIHTALFSPSRIAITIIAAVTALILISVAIRQMNKKKHERSLSWKLTAFQRLDFKAEDVLECLQEENIIGKGGAGIVYRGSMPNNVDVAIKRLVGRGTGRSDHGFTAEIQTLGRIRHRHIVRLLGYVANRDTNLLLYEYMPNGSLGELLHGSKGGHLQWETRHRVAVEAAKGLCYLHHDCSPLILHRDVKSNNILLDSDFEAHVADFGLAKFLLDGAASECMSSIAGSYGYIAPEYAYTLKVDEKSDVYSFGVVLLELIAGKKPVGEFGEGVDIVRWVRNTEGEIPQPSDAATVVAIVDQRLTGYPLTSVIHVFKIAMMCVEDEATTRPTMREVVHMLTNPPKSVTNLIAF, from the exons atggagatgaGACTTTTGAAAACTCACCTTCTGTTTCTCCATCTTCACTACGTTATCTCGATTTTGCTTCTATCTTTCTCACCATGCTTCGCTTCCACTGACATGGACCATCTCCTCACCCTCAAATCGTCCATGGTCGGCCCCAACGGCCACGGCCTCCACGACTGGGTTCGCTCCCCTTCTCCCTCAGCTCACTGTTCTTTCTCCGGCGTTTCCTGCGACGGCGACGCTCGTGTCATCTCCCTCAACGTCTCTTTCACTCCTCTCTTCGGAACCATCTCCCCGGAGATTGGGATGCTGGACCGTCTCGTGAATCTGACGTTAGCTGCTAATAATTTCTCCGGTATGCTCCCGTTGGAGATGAAGAGTCTCACTTCTCTAAAGGTTCTCAACATCTCCAACAACGTGAACCTCAACGGAACCTTCCCCGGAGAGATTCTCACTCCCATGGTCGACCTCGAAGTCCTCGACGCGTACAACAACAACTTCACAGGCCCACTACCGCCGGAGATCCCCGGGCTCAAGAAGCTGAGACACCTCTCTCTCGGAGGAAACTTCTTAACCGGAGAAATCCCAGAGAGTTACGGAGATATCCAGAGCTTGGAGTATCTTGGCCTCAACGGAGCCGGACTCTCCGGCGAATCTCCGGCGTTCTTGTCTCGCCTCAAGAATCTTAAAGAAATGTACGTCGGCTACTTCAACAGCTACACCGGCGGCGTACCGCCGGAGTTCGGTGAATTGACAAACCTAGAGGTTCTCGACATGGCGAGCTGTACACTCACGGGAGAGATTCCGACGACTCTGAGTAATCTAAAACATTTGCACACTTTGTTTCTCCACATCAACAACTTAACCGGAAACATCCCACCGGAACTCTCCGGTTTAATCAGCTTAAAATCTCTAGACCTCTCAATAAACCAGCTAACCGGAGAGATTCCTCAGAGCTTCATCTCCCTCTGGAACATCACTCTCATCAACCTCTTCAGAAACAATCTCCACGGGCCCATACCTGAGTTCATCGGAGACATGCCGAACCTCCAAGTCCTCCAGGTGTGGGAGAACAACTTCACGCTAGAGCTACCGGCGAATCTCGGCCGGAACGGGAATCTGAAAAAGCTCGACGTCTCTGATAACCATCTCACCGGACTCATCCCCATGGATTTGTGCAGAGGCGGGAAGCTGGAGACGCTGGTGCTCTCCGACAACTTCTTCTTCGGCTCGATCCCTGAGAAGCTAGGTCGATGCAAATCGCTAAACAAGATCAGAATCGTCAAGAATCTCCTCAACGGTACGGTTCCGGCGGGACTATTCACTCTACCGCTCGTTACCATCATCGAGCTCACCGATAACTTCTTCTCCGGGGAGCTTCCGGGGGAGATGTCAGGCGACCTTCTCGATCATATCTACTTATCTAACAATTGGTTTACCGGTTTAATCCCCCCGGCTATcggtaattttaaaaatctacaGGATTTATTCTTAGACCGGAACCGGTTTAGCGGGAATATTCCGAGAGAAGTTTTCGAGTTAAAGCATCTCACTAAGATCAACACGAGTGCTAACAACCTCACCGGCGACATCCCTGACTCGATCTCGCGATGCACTTCCTTAATCTCCGTCGATCTCAGCCGTAACCGAATCGGCGGAGATATCCCGAAAGACATCCACGACGTGATTAACTTAGGAACTCTCAATCTCTCCGGGAATCAACTCACCGGCTCGATCCCGATCGGAATCGGGAAGATGACGAGCTTAACCACTCTCGATCTCTCCTTCAACGACCTCTCGGGGCGAGTCCCACTCGGCGGCCAGTTCCTAGTCTTCAACGACACTTCCTTCGCCGGAAACCCTTACCTCTGCCTCCCTCGCCACGTCTCGTGCCTCACGCGTCCCGGCCAAACCTCCGATCGCATCCACACGGCGCTGTTCTCGCCGTCGAGGATCGCCATCACGATAATCGCAGCGGTCACGGCGCTGATCCTCATCAGCGTCGCGATTCGTCAGATGAACAAGAAGAAGCACGAGAGATCCCTCTCCTGGAAGCTAACCGCCTTCCAGCGGCTCGATTTCAAGGCGGAAGACGTCCTCGAGTGCCTCCAAGAGGAGAACATAATCGGCAAAGGCGGAGCGGGGATCGTCTACCGCGGATCCATGCCGAACAACGTAGACGTCGCGATCAAACGCCTCGTGGGACGCGGAACAGGGAGGAGCGATCACGGATTCACGGCGGAGATTCAGACGCTAGGGAGGATCCGCCACCGTCACATCGTGAGACTCCTCGGATACGTGGCGAACAAGGACACGAACCTGCTTCTCTACGAGTACATGCCTAACGGGAGCCTCGGCGAGCTTTTGCACGGGTCTAAAGGAGGTCATCTTCAGTGGGAGACGAGGCACAGAGTAGCCGTTGAAGCGGCGAAAGGACTGTGTTATCTTCACCATGACTGTTCGCCGTTGATCTTGCATAGAGACGTTAAGTCCAATAACATTTTACTGGACTCTGATTTTGAGGCCCATGTTGCTGATTTTGGGCTTGCTAAGTTCTTAGTGGACGGTGCTGCTTCCGAGTGTATGTCTTCGATAGCTGGATCCTATGGATACATCGCTCCAG AGTATGCTTACACTCTCAAAGTGGATGAGAAGAGTGATGTTTATAGTTTTGGAGTGGTGTTATTGGAGCTGATAGCTGGGAAGAAACCGGTTGGTGAGTTTGGGGAAGGAGTGGATATAGTGAGGTGGGTGAGGAACACGGAGGGTGAGATACCTCAGCCGTCGGATGCAGCTACTGTTGTTGCGATCGTCGACCAGAGGTTGACTGGTTACCCGTTGACTAGTGTGATTCACGTGTTCAAGATAGCGATGATGTGTGTGGAGGATGAGGCAACGACAAGGCCGACGATGAGGGAAGTTGTGCACATGCTCACTAACCCTCCTAAGTCCGTGACTAACTTGATCGCCTTCTGA
- the LOC106403208 gene encoding defensin-like protein 4, which translates to MSKFATIITLLFAYFVLFTTFESATTVEGQRLCTRQSRTWWGVCGNNDACRNQCIRLEGARHGSCNYIFPYHRCICYHAC; encoded by the exons ATGTCTAAGTTTGCTACCATCATCACCCTTCTCTTCGCTTACTTTGTTCTCTTTACTACTTTTG AATCAGCAACAACGGTGGAAGGACAGAGGTTGTGCACGAGGCAGAGCAGGACATGGTGGGGAGTTTGTGGAAATAACGATGCATGTAGGAACCAGTGCATTCGACTTGAAGGAGCACGACACGGATCTTGTAACTATATCTTCCCATATCACAGATGTATCTGTTACCACGCATGTTAA